A window of the Planococcus citri chromosome 4, ihPlaCitr1.1, whole genome shotgun sequence genome harbors these coding sequences:
- the LOC135845247 gene encoding uncharacterized protein LOC135845247 yields the protein MWLKSLNESTDLVFTQINASPVDTNSLQMAFEQLTVDLEEVENCRVTSTRSKDKPTYNFADAMPSIIRAKRVIPTVKRILMDAGRSTGDTKPPKSSNDYSRRIPEMEITPFSGDITLYSSFIKSFHLKYDELPIPKSEKLQHLKRHCLGEPLKIIETLDLTDSNYDLALNELEIQYHDKEEVIGALYAKLENLPKATNTNASLRSTYYDIEGLLTALESHGQNLDLFPPLKDKIYFKYPAWLVHQVCGKTKPTIKDFQREIGLHVKLRCGLQAAATAQGLSPSTKPHSTTAALVTLNATSKAYNNKNTEKTEKPKSPLYCVYCNQQHYSAECTVHTTVTARRSLLKNRCHLCLNKNHTKAQCNRNTTCCYAII from the coding sequence ATGTGGCTGAAAAGCCTAAACGAATCCACCGATCTTGTGTTCACGCAAATCAACGCATCACCAGTCGATACCAACTCGCTTCAAATGGCATTCGAGCAACTCACCGTCGATCTAGAAGAGGTAGAAAATTGCCGTGTTACTTCTACTAGAAGTAAAGATAAACCAACTTATAATTTCGCTGATGCTATGCCGTCGATAATTCGAGCTAAACGAGTAATTCCAACAGTTAAACGAATCTTGATGGATGCTGGACGATCAACTGGCGATACCAAACCGCCAAAATCATCTAACGATTATTCTCGACGCATACCTGAAATGGAAATCACCCCCTTTTCCGGTGATATAACACTGTACTCCAGTTTCATTAAATCATTCCACTTGAAATACGACGAACTCCCGATTCCGAAGTCAGAAAAGTTACAACATCTAAAAAGGCACTGTTTAGGTGAACCGCTTAAAATTATCGAAACTCTCGACCTAACGGATAGCAATTATGATCTCGCCCTCAACGAATTAGAAATACAATATCACGACAAAGAAGAAGTTATCGGCGCACTCTATGCTAAATTAGAAAACTTACCGAAAGCTACAAACACAAATGCAAGTTTACGTTCAACTTACTACGACATCGAAGGTTTGCTCACAGCTCTCGAATCCCATGGTCAAAATCTCGATCTGTTCCCACCATTGAaagataaaatttatttcaaatatccGGCATGGTTAGTTCATCAGGTTTGCGGAAAGACCAAACCAACGATTAAAGATTTCCAGAGAGAAATCGGATTACACGTAAAACTACGTTGTGGGCTTCAGGCAGCTGCAACTGCGCAGGGTTTGTCTCCATCAACAAAACCGCACTCAACTACCGCAGCTTTAGTTACTTTGAACGCAACATCGAAAGCGTACAATaataaaaacactgaaaaaacggaaaaaccGAAGTCGCCACTGTATTGTGTATATTGCAATCAACAGCATTACTCGGCCGAATGCACCGTACATACCACAGTCACAGCACGTCGATCtttattaaaaaatcgctgTCATCTTTGCCTGAATAAAAATCACACGAAGGCGCAATGTAATCGCAATACAACGTGTTGTTACGCGATCATATAG
- the LOC135842990 gene encoding dolichol kinase-like has protein sequence MTISSHVSVESVQILDHNIMCDNCFLNVDLFRHIDANIADRCKLDELHLRNAGNGLWVCVLVPLALLSGIRHFAEWSELYTTVSLIGIGLLVSSCCGILHRDSRSFDSGSVPFIQIGYILSSTVVSLLLIFVINRGVVYSLSIALATSFAYHPIHQTLIKCCPKSFTWGEASLIAQSLVLYLSSFVVKIFLSLERTTSKSCGDSATVVVQSGFFAVLITLLLVHHFRNRMSNVFIFSAALITCAVVFVVALPRVIFNVNSILWLFNLLSDQNSMTLILLWLLCSIVAVLCLLWQIRTSAPVTTVTRKSFHLLIFLVIVPGTVWSPCLLYTASNAGFALMIIIEMCRKLNFSRYGEWLQECFDTFKDEKDEGELALTPLYLMVGCSAPIWIYPLSYSVPVPLPVLAGIFPVAIGDAAASVGGTLLGKHKWKDSNKTVEGSVFCFVSQMIVFGSFAFFGIIEMSYVSWASVVFIMTSVIEAKTDQIDNVVLHFIYDRYVMPYLLSLFVNFCTR, from the exons ATGACAATTTCATCGCATGTGTCAGTAGAGTCAGTACAGATACTTGACCATAATATAATGTGTGATAATTGCTTTCTCAACGTCGACTTGTTCCGTCATATCGATGCAAACATCGCAGATAGATGTAAACTCGATGAATTACATTTGCG GAACGCTGGAAATGGATTGTGGGTTTGTGTACTAGTCCCTTTAGCTTTGCTCTCCGGTATTCGTCATTTCGCTGAATGGTCAGAACTGTACACAACGGTTTCGTTGATTGGTATCGGCCTGCTGGTGAGCTCCTGCTGTGGTATTCTACACAGAGATTCGCGTTCGTTTGATTCCGGTAGCGTGCCTTTTATTCAGATCGGATACATTTTATCGTCAACGGTGGTATCTTTATTGCTAATATTCGTCATCAATCGAG GTGTAGTTTATAGTTTATCAATAGCCCTTGCTACGTCATTCGCGTACCACCCGATACATCAAACGTTAATAAAATGTTGCCCGAAAAGTTTCACTTGGGGAGAAGCTTCGTTGATAGCTCAGTCATTGGTACTCTATTTGAGCTCGTTCGTCGTAAAGATATTCTTATCGCTCGAACGTACGACTTCTAAATCATGCGGAGATTCGGCAACCGTCGTAGTACAA AGCGGCTTCTTCGCTGTATTAATAACGCTCCTGTTGGTCCATCATTTTCGGAACCGCATGAGTAACGTTTTCATATTCTCGGCTGCGTTGATTACGTGCGCTGTAGTATTCGTAGTTGCGCTCCCTCGTGTGATATTCAACGTTAATTCCATACTTTGGCTGTTCAATTTGCTATCAGATCAAAACTCG aTGACGTTAATTTTGCTTTGGTTACTTTGTTCGATTGTCGCTGTGTTGTGCTTGTTATGGCAAATTCGTACTTCAGCACCGGTCACCACCGTAACAAGAAAGAGCTTCCATTTACTAATATTCCTCGTAATAGTACCGGGTACCGTTTGGTCACCTTGCCTGCTTTACACTGCCAGCAATGCCGGATTCGCTCTAATGATCATTATCGAA ATGTGTCGcaaattgaatttctccagaTACGGCGAGTGGCTGCAAGAGTGCTTCGACACgttcaaagatgaaaaagacgAAGGAGAATTGGCCCTTACCCCGCTGTACTTGATGGTCGGATGTTCGGCGCCCATCTGGATATATCCGTTATCTTATTCGGTTCCGGTGCCGCTTCCAGTGCTGGCTGGTATCTTTCCGGTGGCTATAGGAGATGCTGCTGCTAGTGTGGGCGGTACCCTGCTCGGTAAACATAAGTGGAAAG ATAGCAATAAAACCGTCGAAGGTTCGGTGTTCTGTTTCGTGTCTCAAATGATCGTATTCGGTTCATTCGCTTTCTTTG GTATCATCGAAATGTCGTACGTGTCATGGGCCAGTGTAGTGTTCATTATGACGTCTGTGATCGaagcaaaaactgatcaaatcGACAACGtagttttacattttatttatgATCGTTACGTAATGCCCTACCTACTTTCgttgtttgtcaatttttgtacccgatga
- the LOC135842994 gene encoding probable isocitrate dehydrogenase [NAD] subunit alpha, mitochondrial produces the protein MALRFVKNFARLQRQLARNYSSQIHKATLIPGDGIGPEISAAVQKIFQAAQVPIEWEVVDVTPVRGPDGKFGIPQSAIDSVNRNKIGLKGPLMTPVGKGHRSLNLALRKEFNLYANVRPCRSLEGYPTLYENVDVITIRENTEGEYSGIEHEIVDGVVQSIKLITEEASTRVAEFAFKYAQENKRHKVTAVHKANIMRMSDGLFLRCCRDAASKFPDIKFEEKYLDTVCLTMVQDPSMYDVLVMPNLYGDILSDMCAGLVGGLGLTPSGNIGINGALFESVHGTAPDIAGKDLANPTALLLSAVMMLQHMNLTSHASAIQKACFETIKDSSFRTGDLGGTAKCSEFTDEICRKLEASE, from the exons ATGGCGTTgagattcgtcaaaaatttc GCCCGATTACAACGACAACTAGCCCGAAATTACAGTAGTCAGATTCATAAAGCCACGTTGATTCCAGGCGATGGGATCGGCCCCGAGATATCGGCCGCTGTGCAGAAGATTTTCCAAGCTGCTCAA GTTCCTATCGAATGGGAAGTAGTGGACGTTACGCCTGTCCGAGGACCAGACGGTAAATTCGGCATACCTCAGTCGGCTATCGATTCGGTCAACAGGAACAAAATCGGATTGAAAGGACCTCTGATGACTCCAGTTGGCAAAGGCCATCGATCTCTGAATTTAGCTCTGCGAAA GGAATTCAATTTGTACGCGAACGTTAGACCTTGTCGTTCTCTAGAAGGTTACCCTACGTTGTATGAAAACGTAGACGTGATTACGATCAGAGAGAATACCGAAGGGGAATACTCCGGTATTGAACACGAAATCGTCGACGGTGTTGTGCAGTCTATCAAGCTAATTACCGAAGAAGCTTCGACTCGTGTGGCCGAATTCGCCTTTAAATATGCGCAAGAAAATAAAAGGCACAAGGTTACCGCCGTGCATAAAGCTAATATCAT GAGAATGAGCGACGGGTTGTTCTTACGCTGTTGTCGCGACGCTGCTAGTAAATTTCCGGATATAAAATTCGAAGAGAAATATTTGGATACCGTTTGTTTGACCATGGTTCAAGACCCGTCCATGTACGATGTATTAGTCATGCCCAACTTGTACGGAGACATTTTATCGGATATGTGCGCTGGTCTAGTCGGTGGCTTAGGATTAACCCCTAGCGGCAATATCGGAATCAACGGAGCCTTATTCGAATCG GTACACGGTACAGCCCCCGATATTGCTGGCAAGGATTTAGCGAATCCTACCGCCTTGCTATTATCGGCCGTAATGATGTTACAGCATATGAACTTGACTTCGCATGCCAGCGCCATACAGAAAGCTTGCTTCGAAACCATTAAAGATAGCAGTTTCCGCACCGGCGATCTAGGAGGAACGGCAAAATGTTCCGAATTTACCGACGAAATCTGTAGAAAATTAGAAGCGTCCGAGTAG